In one Gemmatimonadota bacterium genomic region, the following are encoded:
- a CDS encoding high-affinity nickel-transport family protein, translated as MLSALSAGLLGFLLGLKHATDADHVVAVTAIVARERTFRRAAWIGGLWGIGHSLTVFVVGGAIVVFRLVIPPRVGLGLEFGVALMLILLGFSNLRGSSADAASHTHPHPHPFNPRRPVMVGIVHGLAGSAAVAILVLTAIPDTWWALAYLLVFGVGTIVGMMVVTGLLAAPAVYAGERMVQFQRGIRLAAGTLSVVFGLLLAREIVINGGLFRAVPQWSPR; from the coding sequence ATGTTATCTGCTCTCTCCGCCGGCCTGCTCGGATTCCTCCTCGGGCTCAAACACGCCACCGACGCCGATCACGTGGTGGCGGTGACGGCCATTGTCGCGCGGGAGCGGACGTTCCGCCGCGCTGCTTGGATTGGTGGACTCTGGGGGATTGGGCATTCGCTCACGGTGTTTGTGGTGGGTGGCGCCATTGTCGTGTTTCGACTGGTGATTCCGCCACGCGTGGGGCTCGGCCTTGAGTTTGGGGTCGCGCTGATGTTGATCCTCCTCGGCTTCTCGAATTTGCGCGGCTCAAGTGCGGACGCAGCCTCCCACACTCACCCGCACCCGCACCCCTTCAATCCGCGGCGCCCGGTGATGGTTGGCATCGTGCACGGACTCGCGGGTTCGGCAGCGGTGGCGATTCTCGTGCTCACCGCGATCCCCGACACCTGGTGGGCGCTCGCGTACCTCTTGGTGTTTGGGGTGGGGACGATTGTCGGCATGATGGTTGTGACGGGTCTTCTCGCCGCGCCGGCCGTGTACGCGGGGGAACGGATGGTCCAGTTCCAGCGCGGTATCCGCCTTGCGGCAGGGACGCTGAGCGTCGTGTTCGGATTGCTCCTCGCGCGCGAGATCGTGATCAACGGCGGGCTGTTCCGTGCCGTGCCGCAATGGAGTCCGCGCTAG
- a CDS encoding TolC family protein, whose translation MLRNSYLPSVLLVASAVAAPLAAQASLDAFVTDALRASRTQKQEQLATARAEAQVDEARGRFLPSATVNARYSQVAGNVVDIGSLINPAFGALNQLMHAEKFPTNLDLRLPVKQETSVRIAQPIFQPAILAAYQISTSLRDAQLAQRDAATRQAAHDIRAAYLTTQKAKQAVAIYAAALPLAEEAVRLADRLVQSGKATPDALYRARASRSELQQQQADAARQLTAATEYLNLLVERPLDAPLPEFDDAALGIDSLPSLDAAITHAMSARAERRQLAFAQGAARASRRLALASFLPSVAVALDYGIQGNKYRFARDADFTTTSLVLSWNLFNGAQDAARAHQAGFDADRLGNQSALVDRQIELQVRTAHQAALVSRQATTTAEDRVAAARRSWELVRRRYEEGMAPQIDLLDVRTALTAAELNRLITRYDYFARRVELDRAAALYPRTLP comes from the coding sequence ATGCTCCGCAACTCCTACCTCCCGTCGGTCCTGCTCGTCGCCTCCGCCGTCGCCGCCCCACTGGCGGCGCAGGCATCGCTCGACGCGTTCGTGACCGATGCCCTCCGCGCCAGCCGCACCCAGAAGCAGGAACAACTCGCCACGGCGCGCGCCGAAGCCCAAGTCGATGAAGCGCGCGGGCGGTTCCTCCCGTCGGCCACGGTCAACGCGCGCTACAGTCAGGTTGCCGGCAACGTCGTTGATATTGGATCGCTCATCAATCCGGCGTTCGGTGCGCTCAATCAATTGATGCACGCCGAGAAATTTCCCACCAACCTCGACCTGCGGCTTCCGGTCAAACAGGAAACGTCGGTGCGCATCGCGCAGCCGATCTTTCAGCCGGCCATCCTCGCGGCCTATCAAATTTCCACCAGCCTGCGCGACGCACAACTCGCGCAACGCGACGCCGCCACGCGGCAGGCCGCGCACGACATACGCGCCGCCTACCTCACCACGCAAAAAGCCAAGCAGGCCGTCGCCATCTATGCGGCGGCACTCCCGCTCGCCGAAGAAGCCGTGCGCCTGGCCGACCGCCTCGTGCAGTCGGGCAAGGCAACGCCAGACGCCCTCTACCGTGCGCGTGCGTCGCGCAGTGAACTGCAACAGCAGCAGGCCGATGCCGCGCGTCAACTCACTGCCGCGACGGAATATCTCAACCTGCTCGTGGAGCGTCCGCTCGACGCGCCGCTCCCCGAGTTCGACGACGCTGCGCTCGGTATCGATTCGCTTCCCTCACTCGACGCGGCGATCACGCACGCCATGAGCGCGCGCGCGGAACGCCGGCAACTGGCCTTTGCCCAAGGCGCCGCGCGCGCGTCACGCCGGCTCGCGCTCGCCAGTTTTCTCCCCTCCGTTGCGGTGGCGCTCGACTACGGAATTCAGGGCAATAAATATCGGTTCGCGCGCGACGCCGATTTTACGACCACGTCGCTCGTGCTAAGCTGGAACCTGTTTAACGGCGCGCAGGACGCCGCCCGCGCCCATCAGGCGGGATTCGACGCCGATCGGCTGGGGAATCAGTCGGCGCTCGTGGACCGGCAAATTGAACTGCAGGTTCGCACGGCCCATCAGGCCGCGCTGGTATCACGGCAGGCCACCACCACCGCCGAGGATCGCGTCGCGGCCGCCCGCCGCTCGTGGGAGTTGGTGCGCCGGCGCTACGAAGAAGGCATGGCGCCGCAAATCGATCTTCTCGATGTACGCACCGCGCTCACCGCCGCCGAACTCAACCGCCTGATCACCC
- a CDS encoding citrate synthase produces MTESATKGAAGTAPAGDHLEIKDSRTGKVYFAPITDETIRTSDLKQIKVNADDFGIMGYDPAFMNTASCRSAITFIDGDRGILRYRGYPIEQLAEKASFLEVAWLLRHGELPTQVEYDQWVQEITYHTYVHENIKRFLEGFRYDAHPMSMLTAGVAALSSFYPTAKNIHDKNERDIAFTRLIAKMPTIAAFAYRHVKGLPFIYPDNSLPYAENYLSMIARMSEPKYEANPIFAKAIDILFILHADHEQNCSTNAVRAVGSSHVDPYSAIAAGVAALYGPLHGGANEAVLRMLEEIGDVKNIPAFIENVKSGKGESRLMGFGHRVYKSYDPRAKIVKKLCDEVLKVTGMSRDMEIALELERIALSDEYFIKRKLYPNVDFYTGLIYRAMHFPTDYFTVLFAIARTTGWLSQWEELLLDKEQKIARPRQIYTGNAERPYKTDLDYRHKILK; encoded by the coding sequence ATGACTGAATCAGCGACCAAAGGAGCCGCGGGCACCGCGCCCGCAGGCGACCATCTCGAGATCAAAGACTCGCGCACCGGCAAAGTGTATTTCGCGCCGATCACCGACGAGACCATTCGCACCTCGGACCTGAAGCAGATCAAAGTGAATGCCGATGATTTCGGCATCATGGGCTACGACCCGGCGTTCATGAACACCGCGTCGTGCCGTAGCGCGATCACCTTCATCGATGGCGACAGGGGCATTCTCCGCTATCGCGGCTATCCCATTGAACAGCTGGCCGAAAAGGCGAGCTTCCTCGAGGTGGCGTGGCTGCTGCGTCACGGCGAGCTGCCGACGCAGGTCGAATACGACCAATGGGTGCAGGAAATCACCTATCACACGTATGTGCACGAAAACATCAAGCGGTTCCTCGAAGGGTTCCGCTACGATGCGCATCCGATGTCGATGCTCACGGCGGGTGTCGCGGCGCTGTCGTCGTTCTACCCGACCGCCAAGAACATTCACGACAAAAACGAACGCGACATTGCCTTCACGCGCCTGATCGCCAAGATGCCGACGATCGCCGCGTTCGCGTATCGTCACGTGAAGGGGCTCCCCTTCATCTATCCCGACAACTCGCTGCCGTACGCCGAGAACTACCTCTCGATGATTGCGCGTATGTCGGAGCCTAAGTACGAAGCCAACCCGATCTTCGCCAAGGCGATCGACATTCTCTTCATCCTGCACGCGGACCACGAGCAGAACTGCTCCACCAACGCGGTGCGCGCCGTGGGTTCCTCGCATGTCGATCCGTATTCGGCGATCGCGGCTGGTGTGGCCGCGCTCTATGGCCCGCTGCACGGTGGCGCCAACGAAGCCGTGCTCCGCATGCTCGAGGAGATCGGCGACGTCAAGAACATCCCAGCCTTCATTGAGAATGTGAAGAGCGGCAAGGGCGAGAGCCGTCTCATGGGCTTTGGTCACCGCGTGTACAAGAGCTACGATCCGCGCGCCAAGATCGTGAAGAAGCTCTGCGACGAAGTGCTCAAGGTCACCGGCATGAGCCGCGACATGGAGATCGCGCTGGAACTCGAGCGCATCGCCCTCAGCGACGAATACTTCATCAAGCGCAAGCTGTACCCGAACGTGGACTTCTACACCGGGCTGATCTATCGGGCCATGCATTTCCCGACGGATTATTTCACGGTGCTGTTCGCCATCGCCCGCACCACGGGCTGGCTGTCGCAGTGGGAAGAGCTGCTCCTCGACAAGGAACAGAAGATCGCCCGCCCCCGCCAGATCTACACGGGCAACGCCGAACGGCCGTACAAGACGGATCTCGACTACCGGCACAAGATCCTGAAGTAA
- a CDS encoding TetR/AcrR family transcriptional regulator, with translation MTPSRPKATRTPSPQAAGSAVGARSPRRGRTKPAGHSGKAAAAESVPAAELGAPRAPQQSRGQKRVEEILDAAEAVIAEVGVEGATTNAIAERAGSSVGSLYHFFPSRDAIIQALARRFQGYASQSNAQAMPPDAITLPLEQLFERIVTAQVRLVEKHPSFQMVHDAVCHDPRALADFQAMRNAIIGQVEWFLAARYPHMPKRDRQPVARLAVIVVHHTLDEAQLVPVELQPAILRELQRMLVRYFEPLDAKYGVPAPRH, from the coding sequence ATGACACCATCCCGCCCGAAAGCCACCCGAACGCCCAGCCCACAGGCCGCTGGTAGCGCCGTGGGCGCACGGTCGCCCCGTCGCGGCCGTACCAAGCCAGCTGGCCACTCGGGCAAGGCGGCCGCCGCCGAGAGCGTGCCAGCCGCCGAACTCGGCGCCCCACGAGCGCCCCAGCAGTCGCGCGGTCAGAAGCGTGTCGAGGAAATCCTCGATGCCGCCGAAGCCGTGATCGCTGAGGTGGGCGTCGAAGGCGCGACCACCAATGCCATTGCCGAACGGGCAGGGTCGTCGGTGGGATCGCTCTATCATTTCTTTCCGAGCCGCGACGCCATCATTCAGGCGCTGGCACGCCGGTTCCAAGGGTATGCCAGCCAGTCGAACGCACAGGCCATGCCGCCCGACGCCATCACGCTCCCGCTGGAGCAGCTGTTCGAACGGATTGTGACGGCGCAGGTGCGGCTCGTGGAAAAGCATCCGTCCTTTCAGATGGTGCATGATGCCGTCTGCCACGACCCGCGCGCCCTCGCCGACTTTCAGGCCATGCGCAACGCCATCATAGGTCAGGTGGAATGGTTTCTCGCTGCGCGCTACCCGCACATGCCCAAGCGTGACCGGCAACCCGTGGCGCGGCTGGCCGTCATCGTCGTGCACCACACCCTCGACGAAGCGCAACTGGTGCCCGTGGAGCTACAGCCGGCCATCCTGCGCGAGTTACAGCGCATGCTCGTGCGCTACTTCGAACCCCTCGATGCCAAGTACGGCGTACCCGCACCACGGCATTAG